The proteins below come from a single Candidatus Bathyarchaeota archaeon genomic window:
- a CDS encoding ribosomal protein L13e, whose amino-acid sequence MHHIKASIQKPNGKQKPGKGFSVNELKAAGVSRQQAKQAKLPVDLRRKSQHDVNVEAIKAHAKKA is encoded by the coding sequence ATGCACCACATAAAAGCATCTATACAAAAGCCTAATGGCAAACAGAAACCCGGCAAGGGCTTCAGCGTAAATGAGCTCAAAGCAGCGGGCGTAAGCAGGCAGCAGGCAAAACAGGCCAAGCTACCTGTTGACTTGCGCCGCAAGAGCCAGCATGACGTAAACGTGGAAGCCATCAAAGCCCACGCCAAAAAGGCATAG
- a CDS encoding DEAD/DEAH box helicase → MAIAAITLTYRSKDNCGASPQYNSSGSVDAAPQITVSSLDAPKPKGSRKKAAAAKTAEKPVLCEFDSGAINRGGVESRQATEQSNSKHKYFLSQTDPFNIKGQVQTSNYASYQRFRLNLEALQIKQTRKIDRLIALDAIRTKLTPYNFQMKTALQVSSEMNANAILADEVGLGKTIEAGLIIKELLLREEINSILIVSPKSLLYQWKSEMAEKFGEAFAIANNPQERVDFECDDRIICSHNLLARKFEKIAGRTWDLVVVDEAHAFRNTHSKGRACLGNLRKNHLLLLTATPLCNRLSDLYSIVDLIQPGILGSERAFISRFAEDSRCRVVRQDEAAYLRQILRDVMCRTRREQTGIPFTKRIVESRTLEANLEEREFIDEATQYLRDVSQNRFKTIEALIAENPSRKFTASQSNAILVFQAITLQQSFSSSPDASIESLTRRQQRFPMEKDATDKLLEMAKKVRSAKMELLRSVLRDAPKEQALIFCLRKVTARKIKELLDAEFGRAAVYLGDMNQAERETVIEQFKSGEVRYLVATDAAAEGLNLQNCAVMFNYDLHWNPMKIEQRIGRIHRFKQDRDVTVFNLCVKDTIDDYVLHILYQKIDLFTMTVGKMETVLAELKEGSQDIQKTIGEILLRSSSRLDIKKELEKLAADLNVSRETEELAEKFTEGVID, encoded by the coding sequence GTGGCTATTGCCGCGATAACCTTGACTTACCGCTCCAAAGACAACTGCGGCGCAAGCCCCCAATATAACTCAAGTGGCAGCGTGGATGCTGCGCCCCAAATTACAGTCTCATCTTTGGATGCGCCTAAACCTAAGGGCTCCCGCAAAAAAGCCGCTGCTGCAAAAACCGCTGAGAAACCGGTGCTGTGCGAGTTTGATTCTGGCGCTATAAATAGAGGGGGGGTAGAGAGCCGGCAAGCAACAGAGCAGTCAAACAGTAAGCACAAGTATTTTCTATCCCAAACTGACCCCTTCAACATAAAAGGGCAGGTGCAAACAAGCAACTACGCGTCTTACCAGCGATTTAGGCTTAACCTTGAGGCGCTGCAAATAAAGCAAACCCGCAAAATCGACCGCCTAATCGCGTTAGATGCTATCCGAACAAAACTAACCCCCTACAATTTCCAGATGAAAACTGCCCTGCAGGTAAGTAGCGAAATGAACGCCAACGCCATACTCGCCGACGAAGTGGGGCTTGGCAAAACCATCGAGGCAGGACTCATCATCAAAGAGCTGCTGCTGCGCGAAGAAATCAACTCCATACTGATTGTGTCACCTAAAAGCCTGCTTTACCAGTGGAAATCGGAGATGGCAGAAAAATTCGGCGAAGCCTTCGCCATAGCCAACAACCCCCAAGAACGCGTGGATTTCGAGTGCGACGACAGAATTATCTGTTCGCATAATCTTTTGGCAAGAAAATTCGAAAAGATCGCGGGTCGAACCTGGGATTTGGTGGTGGTGGATGAGGCGCATGCGTTTAGGAACACGCATAGCAAGGGCAGGGCTTGCCTGGGTAATTTGCGGAAAAATCATCTGTTGCTGCTCACCGCCACGCCGCTGTGTAACCGCCTCAGTGACCTCTACAGCATCGTGGATTTGATTCAACCGGGCATCTTGGGCAGTGAACGCGCCTTTATCTCACGCTTTGCTGAGGATTCCAGGTGCCGTGTTGTGCGGCAAGATGAAGCAGCTTATCTGCGTCAGATTCTGCGGGATGTAATGTGCCGTACACGCCGGGAACAAACAGGTATCCCCTTCACCAAACGCATCGTAGAATCCCGAACGCTTGAAGCGAACCTGGAAGAGCGAGAATTCATCGATGAAGCCACCCAGTACCTGCGTGACGTAAGCCAAAACCGCTTCAAAACCATCGAGGCCTTAATCGCCGAAAATCCCTCCCGCAAATTCACCGCCTCGCAGAGCAACGCAATCCTTGTTTTCCAGGCAATAACCCTCCAGCAGTCCTTCTCCAGCTCACCGGATGCCTCTATAGAATCGCTGACTCGCCGACAGCAACGTTTTCCAATGGAGAAAGACGCCACAGACAAACTCCTTGAGATGGCAAAAAAAGTGCGCAGCGCAAAAATGGAACTGCTGAGAAGCGTTCTTCGGGACGCCCCAAAGGAGCAGGCGCTGATTTTCTGCCTCCGCAAAGTCACTGCCCGCAAAATAAAGGAGCTACTCGACGCCGAGTTTGGGCGCGCGGCGGTTTATTTAGGCGACATGAATCAGGCCGAGAGGGAAACGGTGATTGAGCAGTTTAAAAGCGGCGAGGTCCGCTATCTTGTCGCCACCGACGCAGCCGCGGAGGGCTTGAACTTGCAGAATTGCGCTGTCATGTTCAATTACGATTTGCATTGGAACCCCATGAAAATCGAGCAGCGCATCGGCCGCATCCACCGCTTCAAGCAGGACCGCGACGTCACCGTCTTTAACCTCTGCGTCAAAGACACCATCGACGACTATGTCCTGCATATCCTCTACCAGAAAATCGATTTGTTCACCATGACTGTGGGCAAAATGGAAACGGTGCTGGCGGAGCTCAAGGAAGGTTCACAGGACATCCAGAAAACCATCGGGGAAATTCTGCTGCGAAGCAGCAGCCGCTTAGATATCAAAAAGGAACTTGAGAAACTTGCCGCTGACCTGAATGTGTCGCGGGAAACTGAGGAGTTAGCTGAGAAATTCACAGAGGGGGTTATTGATTGA
- a CDS encoding restriction endonuclease has translation MTYVKLNGLIEEILTRYPDIDIGEFLQDNLQLPPFKAEALAARIEKQICPQTSQTPKLTRNLLQKPIDTQAPAAGCDYAVDSLSPGEFERFIRWLLETLGYCIEAESFPATSGMDLVADKDGTRVAVMARRYPRNLEVTDAIILNANDEKRIYQCSKTLVIATASFTSQAALDAQNGDIELWDLAALAEKIAQAAQNAQDNPQFSFPPFNGSLLQSLRKLGETKTFRIESRGPEKYDLYLPGVRYPLLTFQVSEGAVSSCVFRIRYNEPVVESAGEVLIGGVGDGRVEPDEADAYALIVEYLEHFIN, from the coding sequence TTGACCTATGTAAAGCTTAATGGGTTAATCGAAGAGATTTTGACGCGTTACCCCGACATTGACATCGGAGAATTTTTGCAGGATAACCTGCAGCTTCCGCCCTTTAAAGCTGAAGCGTTAGCTGCCCGAATAGAAAAACAAATCTGCCCCCAAACCAGCCAAACCCCAAAGCTGACCCGAAACCTCCTGCAGAAACCCATCGACACACAGGCGCCTGCCGCGGGCTGCGACTACGCGGTTGATTCCCTCTCACCGGGGGAATTTGAGCGCTTCATCCGCTGGCTCTTAGAGACGCTGGGTTACTGCATCGAAGCTGAATCGTTTCCTGCTACATCAGGCATGGATTTAGTTGCTGACAAAGACGGCACACGCGTGGCGGTTATGGCGCGCAGATACCCCCGAAACCTCGAGGTAACCGATGCAATCATCTTAAATGCCAACGACGAAAAACGCATCTACCAATGCAGCAAAACCCTAGTCATAGCCACCGCATCCTTCACCTCCCAAGCCGCGCTTGACGCCCAAAACGGCGACATAGAGCTCTGGGACCTAGCCGCCCTCGCCGAAAAGATAGCACAGGCAGCCCAAAACGCCCAAGATAACCCGCAGTTCAGCTTTCCGCCCTTCAACGGTTCACTTCTGCAAAGCCTCCGCAAACTGGGGGAAACCAAAACCTTCCGCATCGAGTCACGTGGCCCAGAAAAATATGATTTGTACTTGCCGGGCGTGAGGTATCCGCTTTTAACCTTCCAAGTTTCTGAGGGCGCTGTGTCGAGCTGTGTTTTTCGAATTCGCTACAATGAGCCAGTGGTGGAATCCGCCGGTGAAGTGTTGATTGGCGGCGTCGGCGACGGCAGGGTGGAGCCCGATGAGGCTGATGCTTACGCTTTAATCGTTGAGTACCTTGAACACTTCATCAACTAA